CTAGATTCTTGTGATAGAATCTGAATCATGGAGGGTCCAAAATTCCCAGTCCGTTGTTGTCTCCTAAGACTGGGgtaccactctctcagcctcagaggatggccatggcaaaactcctctgaacaaatcttgccaagaaaaccccaggataggttcaccttgtcataagtcagaaatgacttgaaggcacacaacaatgtgtgaaggaagaggaggtggaagagagaaaaggagaggttcTTCTGGAGATGTTGTGACACCATTTCCCCCTCGGTTTAGCTGACgcaactgccatggcccagatGCTGGACTTGGTCCCATGGCACCAAGATGGCAGCCCCGTCTACGCCTCCCCGGCAGTCCTCATCCCCCTGCAGCCCCGGAAGGTCATGCTGGCCGGAGTGAAGGACCACCTCTACCACCCCTTCTTGCCCACCTTACGGCGCATGGACATGGACACGGTGGCCAACCGGCTGACCGATGAGCACTCCCGGACGGCCACTGGCTGCTCCAAAGGTGAGTCCCTGTGACATTGTTGATCTCCTAGGAAGAGCAAGAGCAACCACTGGCAAGACCCAAGGGAAGTCTTATCCCAGTTTCATGGCCATGGGTCCTACTTATGCTGATCCAGCTTTCAAATTCCTTTTTGTGCTTAGATCCATGGGAGTTTCTATTTGAAACATCAAGGGAATAATAAATATGTAGAGTCTCAGTCCAGAAGCCAGATTTCTGCTTTAGAGGCCATCTTCTCCACTTTGTTCTATGGTTTCAACCCATGTTTGCACCTCAGAAGCCCCAAAAGAGGTGGAAAGACATCTCCATGTCTCTTTCTCATCTTTCTCCCTTCTTCATTTTTCATCCTGAAGCGGATTTTGAAAATGCAACCTTCACCTTGGCTGGGGTACCCAATCGGCGCCTTCCATCTCTGGTAAGTCATTCCTACCCAACCCCTGCCAGCCACTTAacataagagacacaattttactatgccattgtatttaatggggcttgagcatccacggattttgttacccacaAGGGGAGGTGTCCTGGAGACAATACCcagcggatgccaagggcccactgtagtaaccATTTTGTTACCCAGGGAATGACAGAGCTGGGCAAGTGCCTGACCGCCAAGTATCGAGCGGGGAAGATGGCTCCTCTGGTGCCCAGCATCAACCAGGAAGAATGGCCCAGCTTCACTCGGGCCATGGACGACTGGTCCCACTTTGTCTCCAAGGCCGGAGAGTTCAAACTGCCAAGTTTTAACAAAAGAGGTAAGAGGAGGAAGGCAATTACAAGTTGCTGGTTCCAAGCTCAAATTCATAACAAGAGGACAAATGGTATTGAAAAAATTAGACCCATCGCTTGCACAGGAATTTGGGAGCAACCCCTGACATTCCCTGGGTGCCTTTCTTGACCCCACATTTCAAAGATGATGCAGCTGGCATAGATTCCCCCCATTATCCCCAAATGATGTGTGCCCAGATGTGCCCTTGCCATTCCCCCCCTCTGATCTTGGCATAGTTGACACCCTCAGAGACTTCCCACAACTGGGAAGACTGGGGTTACACTGtctcttctctgcttccttcccaGTGCTTGGCTTCAGCTGTTATGCCCTGAGGTACCTGAAACCAGACGTCACACAGACCTGGAGGGTAAGAGGTGCCCTTTTTGGGAAAACGAGGGTACAGGTTTGTTAGGGAGGGTGAGAGGGGCAAACAGTGTATTGGGCTGGGTGGggtctctatttttaaaaaggtttatttGCCACCAGGACTTTCCAATCCTATGATGCTGCCTTGGGCAAACATGGCTTTCTGACCAATATTTTATTTGGTTCCTTGGTAGAAAAACAAACCTGGCATCTTAACCAAGTTGGTCTACTCCTTTGGAATCAAAGACAAGAGACCGAGCTTAGGAAGGTTAAAAACCTTGGATCAATTTGCTCTGCCTTCTTGGCATCATTCACCAAAACTAGAGCCTGGGAAGTTACCTTTTGGGGCAACCATTTCAAGGCCTCCCCAGCTAGCACAGCCATTTGATATAAGATTGAATGAGCAATTTGTAacaccttctctctcttttcctgctaGTATTGCCTTAACCAGAACCCCAGCCTAGCCAGATATGGGCCAAAGCCTCTCTCTTACAACACTGTGTAAGTTACCTAGCAGGTCCCCTAGGACTTTGTGTATCCCTGTTAATTCCTTGCAGAACTCTATGGTGAGATCCATGGAGCTTTctcatcttttcccccctttgttgCAGCAATACCTACAGGAGCTTTGGATCGGCACACAGGTAAGCAATCATGGTGCCTTTAAAACACCAGTTAAGTAAGAAACCAACCCTCcactcagaaaatgctggcatattatttatttataatctgcCTTTCTCCTGAATTGGACCCAAGACACACAAGATCACAAGATATAATATAATCTTGGGCTCATAATGAGCTAGAAAACCAACTGACTGGAATAGTTGGGTGAAGTTCAACCAATGCTAAAGTGTGCCCTCTGGGCTCATTTTCACTGGGTCTTAATTTTGAAAATTGGGTCTGAAATCCTTTTGGCTCATGATGTTCTGTGCACCTTATCCACGGGGAGAAAGACCTCAACTTAGCATGCAAATAGCTGCAAAGCAGGGGGTGCGGAAAGCATGCTCTGTGGGTCATATGAAGCCCCAGATTTTGGACCAAGTCACAACAAGTCCCAAATTTAAGTGTTTTTCTACAGGTGATCTGTCATGCCTAGATTGCCAAAACTAGGGTAAAACCACCGGGAAATGTTGTGGTTCTGCCCCTGACTCACACACCACAAGCAACAGagaaattccccccccccccccccaaaaaaaagaaagaaaaaacccacccaccccaaatcaGACACGACGTCAGTTCTGGTCCTATTGGAGCCACTGGTGCAGCCCAGGGGAAGGAGGGGTTCAGGGTGGAAAAATGGCCCCCTCCATAGGATGCCATTGGAAGGATGCCATTGGAAAAACAGGCTGCTTGGAGTCGGTCGGCTTTGCCTGCCTTCCCTTCCATTGCTGCTGCCGCTGCACACTGCTGGGAAAAGCGCAAACGCTGGCATGGTGCCCAAACAGGATTCCAGGCTAAGCATGCTGGACAGCTGGCTGCATCTTAGCATCCAAGATTGTGGGAATCCAGAGCCCCTCTCAGTCCACTTTTGGGCTTACAAGGAGACTCTGTACCCTTCCACCCAGAAAGCAAGCGCTCTGTGCAGCCTTCAGTTAGGCAAGGGGATGGCGTGGAAGCATCCAGGCCTTGCAGCCGGAGCCCTTGTGAATTGCTCAGACACAAACAGtgcctccccttcctttccagcCGATCCCACTACCTGCAGCCCTGGCGCTAGGAAGGAAGCCAGCAGGCCAAGAGCCACACGGATCTTCTCCTTCGGCTCCTGAACGACCACAAAGAATAAAAGCCATTAGCTGCCTCAGCAGAGGAAGGCATCCAGAAGGTGTTTCCTGGTCAAGTTAAAATAAGAATCTCAAAAAGTGGGAGGAAGGCAGCAAGGAGACAGTCGgggtgggaaagggagggatGGTGTATTTTCTTGGTCATTCCTTGCCCCAGCTTAGCAGGCAACCTCAGCATCAAAGGTAGTTTGTAAAAGTAacctgtgggtttttttaaatgtggaaaaGTAAAAAGCAACACCAAATGCACAAGGTCATGCAATAAGCAGAACACTGCCCCTACCAAGGAACTGGGCTTGGCATTTAGGCTCCGCTCTCTCATTAACACAACTTGTTAACTTGTTCATCCAGGTCTGTTGGTTTCTGCAGCCTCCTGGAGTGTCCTCAGCCAAAACCTTGGCCCACAGACTAAGAAATTGCTTGCTCCTATTCTAAAAGCAGAAACCATGCTCACTTCTGCCCAAAAACAGGATATGTACGTCTCTGTGAGGGAGCATTTCACCCTTTAAGGCATGGAGTCATCAAAATGCTTCGTCAGGGCACTTGCTGATCACAAGACAGCTTTCTTTTTCCTATCCACAATTTGGTTCTCAGACAGAACAGGTCATTTCTAGCTCTAAGTGTCACTGCTGCAGAGATAAGACACCATCATTGCTAGTGTTTGCAGGTACTCTTTTGCTCTACATATTCATGCTTGTAGAGGGGGCCTCAGACAGATAACTATGGTTAGGGCTCCCAGAGTCAAAGAACCTCTCTAAATACACCATAGTAGGTCCCATATCTGTCACAGCCCCAGACCCTGAAGTGTTAGTTTTTAAAGATAACAGGTTATGTTATATGCTGCTGCCCTGAATGTGAAAGTACAACTActgctttaaaaaagtaattcctCATCTGGCTCCTCATGCTGGTGTTGCCTGACCTGTTAGCACTTGCATTAAGAGGAAAGGGGGGTAGGCCAGGGTTGCTGTTCTGCTTCTAACAGGCAACCAAGGTTCCTGGGCTGCTCAGACCAGCACTGACAGGACTTTGTCTCTTACTTCTATGACTGAAATCCTCACCTCAAAGACGCAGTTCTCTGGCCCCTGCAGGAAGTGCATGTGTggctgccagccagccagccagcctttccATTGTTGCTAAAGCACAGCTTCCTAAGTAAAGTGGCATGGAGTTCTGTGCTGGAAGCAACAGGCACGGTCCTGTGCTGCTCTGGGCGGCATGGGAACCTCCTTTAACAGCTGAAAACTGAACATGACCACTCCTTGCTTACTTTCAACACTATGGTAAGTGTTGCTGAACAAAATAagttatagcatgagcttttgtagacttggccaACTTCCTCAGATGGCAACAGCAGTTCCACAAGCctcaaaaaagtaaccttttcccCAGGAAAGTGAAAAACAACAGGTAGcaactttaatttttaatgtacTCTTTCCAATTCCTGCACTGTCTGCCAGAAGACAAAACAACCACCTCTGGGGCCATGCCAGAAAAGCAGGGTTTCCCCTCTGGGACTGTTGCTTCGGAAGCAAAGGAACACTTTTCTCACCACCACAAGTAAGCTTGGGGGGGCTCAAGAAACCCCAGGGCTCCCCATCTCTCACAGGgcccagactgcgaggcttcaaGGCCCCACTGCTGCATCCCCAGGCCAGGCTAAGGATCACAGTTTCCCCAACAAAACTGAAGGCTTTTGCCAGAAATGGGTAGTAGCAGCCTCCCTGCCACAATGAGTAATTCTAGCACACTACAGCATTTTTCAGCTAAAGCCTCCATGATATTTTTTCATTAGAACTCCCAACCAAATATATTTTCTTGCCAAAGGAATGCCACTACCATCTACTAGCAGCTCTCACCCAACAtccctgtgttgttgttgttgtttttttgggtgACATCATTAGTTACCAATGCTCTTGCTTCATCAGCGCTGCCTTGTTCCCTCTTATGAGCTCTGGAGAGTCCAGGTCAGGAAATCATGTGTCTGGTTCTGAGCACCACCAGGTCCAGGAGCAGAGCCAAGTTACAGAGATAAGGAGAGGCAAATTCCTGAGGGAGGGCTGAAGtaataggagaaaaaaaatggttcAGTAGGGAAGGACATTTTCAGATGAAGGGCTAAATACTAGCAAAATACATTCTGTAACAATGACAGTCcacagaaaggagaaaggaaggtcatacattaaaagagaaaaacaaggaaaGTTTTTCCCAAGACAGAACGCTCCCCATTCCCAAGAAAGGCCTTGATGTGCCGCCTAGATATAGGAGCTGTTTCCGTTTCAAAATATCCGGTCTGGCAAGCTAGGAGGCCCAGCCACCCACTCCCTTTCCACTTCGCTAGTCTGCTCCTCTGCAAAACACACTTTCTGCCACATCCTGATAGTCCTCCCTGGAGAAGAGACTTGGGAGGAAGCTTCCCCTCTTGGGattaaatgcagaaataaaaaccgAGCATATCCTGGAGTAAACATACAGTTAACATCAAAATCCAAGGGCCCTGTCacagacatttttgttttgtgttttaaggAATCAAGGTGGACATTTGTCTGGGCTACACAGATATTTAATGAAtattaaactgctttttaaaaaagcgatATGAAAAATAATGAAGACAAACTCCATAAAAGTTAGTTCTATACATCTGAGGTGTCATGAACAGCCCAGGGCCAAGAGAGCAGGTCCTACAAGAGGGGAGACCGACAACGCATCCGGCCGCCCTCTTGTGCTTGGAGCCAGCCCTGGACAGACCTTGCCCAGAGAGGCATTTCCACCCTTTTTACAACACTGTGCAGCCTGCAGGATGGATCCAGGTGAGAAAGCTGCTGTTCCACAGCCAGAAAGAGGTAAAACCATAAACTTTTTTATGGCTGTCCTGGAGGCTTTGCTGCATCCGCCATCTCCCAGTCTGATAGTGTTTGCAGGGCTGAATATAAAGGGCACTAAATATGCACGCACGCATGCAGAGACACACCAGTCCCACAGAATGGTCCCAAAGAAAGGCATTTTCAGGGGCTTGGCTATGCCAACTCTGCTTCATTTGGCTGGCCATTAAGGTCACAACAGCAAAGGGGGCTCTGAAAGATCAGTTCCAGGGAGGGTCCTGTAGCAGAGTTTTAATCACCTTGATGTCCAAACTCTTTAGTTGCATGTAAAAAAGATCCTTcttccatttgttgttgctgcccaGAAATTACACAGGGAAACCTCTCTATGATATACTGTATACTCATGTGGGTAGGAATTGGGCACATTCTGGCTTTAGAGAAACAGagtcttccccctcccctcccatgaCTTTCTGGCTGTCTCTCATTATTGTACTGTGGACCCATCCACACTACCAGATTGGATGGCATCCTCAGAACTCTAGAAGCGAGGGAAGCCAGAGAGCCCACCACTGATGGTTCTGTGTAACTGAAGCCAAGGAGATGGTCGTCAGGTGCAACCCTTGGCCCACTTCCCACAAATGCATGGCTGAAATGAAAAGAACAGGCAGAAGAGCATAAGCATGTGTGGGCAAGTGACCTTTCCCCAGGGTACAGTGTGTCTTCAGAGGAACCAAGTCCATCCTTCACAGAAACCTCTCTAACCTAATCCTGTTCCATGGTTTGCAAGGAGCAAATGCCACCCCGC
This genomic stretch from Sceloporus undulatus isolate JIND9_A2432 ecotype Alabama chromosome 8, SceUnd_v1.1, whole genome shotgun sequence harbors:
- the LOC121914884 gene encoding testis, prostate and placenta-expressed protein isoform X2, whose amino-acid sequence is MAQMLDLVPWHQDGSPVYASPAVLIPLQPRKVMLAGVKDHLYHPFLPTLRRMDMDTVANRLTDEHSRTATGCSKADFENATFTLAGVPNRRLPSLGMTELGKCLTAKYRAGKMAPLVPSINQEEWPSFTRAMDDWSHFVSKAGEFKLPSFNKRVLGFSCYALRYLKPDVTQTWRYCLNQNPSLARYGPKPLSYNTVRSHYLQPWR
- the LOC121914884 gene encoding testis, prostate and placenta-expressed protein isoform X1; amino-acid sequence: MAQMLDLVPWHQDGSPVYASPAVLIPLQPRKVMLAGVKDHLYHPFLPTLRRMDMDTVANRLTDEHSRTATGCSKADFENATFTLAGVPNRRLPSLGMTELGKCLTAKYRAGKMAPLVPSINQEEWPSFTRAMDDWSHFVSKAGEFKLPSFNKRVLGFSCYALRYLKPDVTQTWRYCLNQNPSLARYGPKPLSYNTVNTYRSFGSAHSRSHYLQPWR